A genomic window from Leptolyngbya sp. BL0902 includes:
- the hisG gene encoding ATP phosphoribosyltransferase yields the protein MLTIALPKGSLLGDSIQLLQQVGLDFSLFQDKANRQLQILDPTGRARALLVRAQDVPVYVEYGQAHLGIVGYDVLREKQPTVANLADLGFGGCRLSVAVKADSPYRSALDIPAHSRIASKFVHSAQDYFQSIDLPVDIVPLSGSVELGPITGMSEAIVDLVSTGKTLRENNLVELEVLYYSTARLIAHPLSYRVNPYGLGTLIAQIREQLPSLVP from the coding sequence ATGCTCACTATTGCACTGCCCAAGGGATCGCTCCTGGGCGATAGTATTCAACTCCTTCAGCAGGTTGGTCTAGACTTCAGCCTGTTTCAAGATAAGGCCAATCGCCAACTGCAAATTCTTGACCCCACCGGACGGGCCAGGGCGCTCTTGGTGCGGGCGCAGGATGTTCCAGTCTACGTGGAGTACGGTCAGGCCCATCTCGGCATAGTGGGCTACGATGTGCTGCGGGAAAAGCAACCCACCGTCGCCAACCTGGCGGATTTGGGATTCGGTGGCTGTCGGCTGTCTGTGGCTGTCAAGGCTGATAGTCCCTATCGATCCGCCTTAGATATTCCGGCCCACAGCCGCATTGCCTCCAAGTTTGTCCACAGTGCCCAAGACTATTTCCAAAGCATTGATCTGCCTGTGGATATTGTGCCCCTCTCCGGGTCGGTAGAGCTTGGCCCGATTACGGGCATGTCGGAGGCCATTGTGGATCTGGTTTCCACGGGCAAAACCCTGCGCGAAAACAACCTGGTGGAACTAGAGGTGCTCTACTACAGCACCGCCCGCCTGATTGCCCATCCCCTCAGCTATCGGGTTAACCCCTATGGCTTGGGAACGTTGATTGCTCAAATTCGGGAACAGCTTCCCTCCCTCGTGCCCTAG
- a CDS encoding ABC transporter substrate-binding protein, translating into MAKRLYRIGLCLTLSLVIFGCQSSPSQPQSTEVQPGDTITILGTLTGVGEDKLRQAMAPFTEATGVQVIYEGTDAFTTLVPVRVDSGNPPDIALFPQPGLMLDFAEAGQMVPLTDFIDRATLADAYDEYLLNLVSQDEAVYGLWMRADVKSLVWYSPTAFAAKGYTVPETWAEMTALSDRIIADGGTPWCLGIESGQATGWVGTDWVEDILLRQAGPAVYDQWVSHEIPFSDPQVQAAFEEFGAIARNPQAVLGGTTGVISTPFGEAPRPLFDNPPGCYLHRQASFIVEFLPDRVDPDSDISVFALPPIDPAQGQPVIIGGILFGVFNDTPAVRALMAYLATPEPHAIWAGLGSYLSPHRQVSLDAYPNDLTRQQAEILRNADVLRFDGSDLMPGAVGTGAFWSGMVDYVDGQDLTRVLADIDAAWPPDNR; encoded by the coding sequence ATGGCAAAGCGTTTGTACCGAATTGGGTTGTGTTTGACCCTGAGCTTGGTGATCTTCGGCTGTCAGTCGTCGCCGAGCCAGCCCCAGAGTACCGAGGTGCAACCGGGCGACACCATCACCATTTTGGGCACCCTCACCGGGGTGGGGGAAGACAAACTGCGGCAGGCCATGGCTCCCTTCACTGAGGCCACTGGGGTGCAGGTCATCTACGAAGGCACCGACGCCTTTACCACCCTAGTTCCGGTGCGGGTGGATTCGGGCAACCCGCCGGATATTGCCCTGTTCCCGCAGCCCGGACTAATGCTGGACTTTGCCGAAGCGGGGCAGATGGTGCCGCTGACGGATTTCATCGACCGGGCCACCTTGGCCGACGCCTACGACGAGTATTTGCTGAATTTGGTCAGCCAGGATGAGGCCGTTTATGGGCTATGGATGCGGGCGGATGTGAAAAGCCTGGTATGGTACAGCCCCACAGCCTTTGCGGCTAAGGGCTACACCGTTCCCGAAACCTGGGCAGAGATGACCGCCCTCAGCGACCGCATCATCGCCGATGGGGGAACACCCTGGTGCCTGGGGATAGAAAGTGGACAGGCCACGGGCTGGGTGGGGACAGACTGGGTGGAGGATATTCTGCTGCGGCAGGCGGGGCCAGCGGTGTATGACCAATGGGTGAGCCATGAGATACCTTTTTCGGATCCGCAGGTGCAGGCCGCTTTTGAGGAATTTGGCGCGATTGCCCGCAACCCTCAGGCCGTCCTCGGCGGCACCACCGGGGTCATCAGCACGCCCTTTGGAGAAGCACCCCGACCGTTGTTTGACAACCCACCGGGCTGCTATCTGCACCGTCAGGCCAGCTTTATTGTGGAATTTCTGCCGGATCGGGTAGACCCTGATAGCGACATCAGCGTCTTTGCCCTGCCCCCCATCGACCCGGCCCAAGGGCAACCCGTGATCATCGGCGGTATTTTGTTTGGCGTATTTAATGACACCCCCGCCGTCCGCGCCCTGATGGCCTACCTCGCCACCCCCGAACCCCACGCCATCTGGGCCGGACTGGGCAGCTACCTCTCCCCCCATCGCCAGGTCAGCCTCGATGCCTACCCCAACGACCTCACCCGTCAGCAGGCGGAGATTCTGCGGAATGCCGACGTGCTGCGCTTCGATGGGTCTGATCTCATGCCCGGTGCGGTGGGCACAGGGGCCTTTTGGTCGGGCATGGTAGACTATGTGGACGGCCAAGACCTGACCAGGGTGCTAGCAGATATCGACGCAGCATGGCCACCGGATAATCGTTGA
- a CDS encoding ABC transporter permease, which translates to MSTTLPNRSPSLNGSKPLGSNDLQAWKDRQAKAKADPGLFSGAFVQETLAMARRLFLQLQRRPSTLVAGVIQPLIWLVLFGALFQNVPAGLFGESRNYGQFLGAGILVFTAFGGALNAGLPVMFDREFGFLNRFLVAPLASRYSIVLASAIFIAALSLVQTAAILALSAVLGAGLPQGLGLVLVLFIVMTLVLGVTALSLGLTFALPGHIELLAVIFVTNLPLLFSSTALVPLDFMPSWLQVIASLNPLTYAIEPIRYIYLHPDWSLGSTVLNTPFWDVSMGIALAVLVAFCGLALGLIQPLLRRRMA; encoded by the coding sequence ATGAGCACCACCTTACCGAACCGTTCCCCCTCGCTCAATGGCTCCAAGCCCTTGGGTAGCAATGATCTACAAGCCTGGAAAGACCGTCAGGCCAAAGCCAAAGCCGATCCCGGCCTATTCTCTGGAGCCTTTGTGCAGGAAACCCTGGCCATGGCCCGTCGCCTGTTTCTCCAGCTTCAGCGTCGGCCTTCGACTCTGGTGGCGGGGGTGATTCAACCCTTGATTTGGCTAGTGCTATTTGGGGCGTTGTTCCAGAACGTACCCGCTGGCCTGTTTGGGGAAAGCCGCAACTACGGCCAATTCCTAGGGGCGGGCATCCTAGTCTTTACGGCCTTTGGCGGTGCCCTCAATGCTGGATTGCCCGTCATGTTTGACCGGGAATTTGGCTTTTTGAACCGCTTCCTGGTGGCTCCTTTGGCCTCCCGCTACTCCATTGTGCTGGCTTCGGCGATTTTCATTGCTGCTCTCAGCCTGGTGCAAACCGCTGCCATTTTGGCCCTCAGCGCTGTCCTAGGAGCCGGATTGCCCCAAGGGTTGGGCCTAGTTCTGGTGCTGTTTATTGTGATGACCCTGGTGTTGGGCGTCACGGCCCTCAGTCTGGGTCTCACCTTTGCCCTACCAGGTCATATTGAGCTGCTGGCGGTGATTTTTGTCACCAATTTGCCCCTGCTCTTTTCCAGCACCGCCCTGGTACCGCTAGATTTCATGCCCTCCTGGCTCCAGGTGATCGCCAGCCTGAATCCGTTGACCTACGCCATCGAGCCGATCCGCTACATCTATCTCCACCCTGACTGGAGCCTGGGCAGCACTGTGCTGAACACGCCCTTTTGGGATGTTTCGATGGGGATTGCCCTGGCGGTGCTGGTGGCTTTCTGTGGATTGGCCCTAGGGTTAATCCAACCCCTCCTGCGCCGCCGCATGGCCTAG
- a CDS encoding heme o synthase, whose protein sequence is MTQTTTWNEATRHHDSIGSVIRSYVQLTKPRIIPLLLIETAAAMWVAGHGEVNVWLVLTTLLSGTLAAASAQTINCIYDRDIDFDMERTRHRPIPSGRIQVRDALVFAGILAALSFGLQAWVANLLSAGLSMVGIAIYVGVYTTWLKRSSPQNIVIGGAAGAIPPLVGWAAVTGELSLAAWLFFFIVFIWTPPHFWGLAMLIQDDYAKVNVPMMPVIVGDEATARQIWYYTLILVPLTLMMSYPLGATGAVYAMVALGLGIKFIQKAWALLKAPSDRDLAKGLFKYSILYMMLLSAGMVVDSWPITQSWTAQLSGHLAGQLAPLVSLLP, encoded by the coding sequence ATGACTCAAACCACGACTTGGAACGAGGCCACCCGGCACCATGATTCCATCGGATCCGTGATCCGCAGCTATGTGCAGCTCACCAAGCCCCGGATTATTCCCCTGTTGCTGATTGAAACGGCGGCGGCGATGTGGGTGGCAGGCCATGGCGAAGTGAATGTTTGGCTGGTGTTGACCACACTGCTGAGCGGTACTCTGGCGGCGGCTTCGGCCCAGACGATTAACTGCATCTATGACCGCGACATCGACTTTGACATGGAGCGCACCCGCCATCGGCCCATCCCCTCTGGGCGGATTCAGGTGCGGGATGCGCTGGTGTTTGCGGGCATTCTGGCGGCGTTGTCCTTCGGGCTTCAGGCGTGGGTGGCTAACTTGCTCAGCGCGGGCCTGTCCATGGTGGGGATCGCGATTTATGTAGGGGTCTACACCACCTGGCTGAAGCGGTCTTCGCCCCAAAACATTGTGATTGGCGGCGCGGCTGGCGCAATTCCGCCCCTAGTGGGTTGGGCCGCTGTCACTGGAGAACTCAGCCTTGCGGCCTGGTTGTTCTTCTTCATTGTGTTTATCTGGACGCCGCCCCACTTTTGGGGATTGGCTATGCTGATCCAAGACGACTACGCTAAGGTCAACGTGCCGATGATGCCTGTGATCGTCGGCGACGAAGCCACTGCTCGCCAGATTTGGTACTACACCCTAATTCTGGTGCCCCTCACCCTGATGATGAGCTATCCCCTCGGCGCAACGGGGGCCGTCTATGCCATGGTGGCCCTGGGATTAGGGATCAAGTTTATCCAAAAAGCCTGGGCCTTACTGAAAGCCCCCAGCGACCGAGACTTGGCCAAGGGGCTGTTCAAATATTCCATCCTCTACATGATGCTGCTCTCGGCGGGGATGGTGGTGGATAGCTGGCCCATCACCCAAAGCTGGACGGCTCAGCTATCGGGTCATCTGGCCGGACAACTGGCCCCATTGGTCAGCCTGCTGCCGTAG
- a CDS encoding carbohydrate ABC transporter permease: MPSWLTRTPVHLALLTLAFLWTLPSLGLLISSIRPPDDVLSTGWWTVLQHPFEFTQYSLENYRTVLFSAGMGQAWLNSFTVAIPATVIPIAMATMAAYALAWMEFPGRQVLFLAIVALLVVPLQMTFIPLLRAYRDLGLTGTFAGIWLAHTAYSLPLGIYLLCNYIRALPRDLIEAAAVDGASHGQILRRVVLPLSMPAIASFAVFQFLWVWNDLLVALVFLGGTPTVAPLTLALTNLVGSRGQDWHLLTAGAFITMTVPLLVFFALQRYFVRGLLAGSVKG, from the coding sequence ATGCCCTCCTGGCTCACCCGCACTCCCGTCCACCTTGCCCTCCTCACCCTAGCTTTCCTATGGACGCTGCCCAGCCTGGGATTGCTGATTAGCTCCATCCGCCCCCCCGATGATGTGCTCTCTACGGGCTGGTGGACGGTGTTGCAACATCCCTTTGAGTTCACCCAATACAGCCTGGAGAACTACCGCACAGTGCTATTTTCGGCGGGGATGGGGCAGGCGTGGCTGAACAGTTTTACGGTAGCAATTCCGGCGACGGTGATTCCCATTGCCATGGCCACCATGGCGGCCTATGCCCTGGCCTGGATGGAGTTTCCCGGTCGGCAGGTGCTCTTTTTGGCGATTGTGGCGCTGCTGGTGGTGCCCTTGCAGATGACCTTCATCCCCCTGCTGCGGGCCTACCGAGACCTGGGCCTGACGGGCACCTTTGCCGGAATTTGGCTGGCCCATACGGCCTACAGTTTGCCCCTGGGAATTTACCTGCTGTGCAACTATATTCGGGCCTTGCCGAGGGATTTGATCGAAGCGGCGGCGGTGGATGGCGCATCCCACGGGCAGATTTTGCGGCGGGTGGTGCTGCCGTTGTCGATGCCTGCCATTGCCTCCTTTGCGGTGTTTCAGTTCCTTTGGGTGTGGAATGATCTGCTGGTGGCCCTGGTGTTTTTGGGCGGCACCCCCACCGTGGCTCCGCTCACCCTGGCCCTGACGAATTTGGTAGGCTCACGGGGGCAAGACTGGCACCTGCTCACCGCCGGAGCCTTTATTACCATGACCGTGCCGCTGCTGGTGTTTTTTGCCCTCCAGCGCTACTTTGTGCGAGGGCTACTGGCGGGTTCGGTAAAGGGATGA
- the glsA gene encoding glutaminase A gives MARRSRPIAPNSLSPTLTTMTTRDIQAFLNDLHAELQPLRQGKLACYIPELAKASPDWFGISIVTLDGRSFDVGDVQQTFTIQSISKVFVYGMALEDYGREKLLKKVGVEPTGDPFNSHIRLDEDSKRPDNPMINAGAIATTSLITGQDPADRLNRLLAMFQGYVGHEVFIDMSTFLSEKATGHRNRAMAHLMLNFGMIDEPLEDALDLYFQQCSVLVNTHDLAVMAATLANQGINPVTGERAVGADQVRDILSVMYTCGMYNFAGEWAFRVGIPAKSGVSGGILAVVPNQAGIAVFSPPLDSHGNSVRGLKVFEALSQEYGFHLFDLSLGRCRFSEALA, from the coding sequence ATGGCTCGGCGATCACGCCCCATCGCCCCCAATTCCCTCTCCCCCACCCTCACCACCATGACAACCCGCGATATTCAAGCCTTTCTCAACGACCTCCATGCTGAGCTTCAGCCCCTCCGCCAGGGAAAACTAGCCTGCTATATCCCAGAACTGGCCAAGGCCAGTCCAGATTGGTTCGGCATCAGCATTGTTACGCTGGATGGCCGCAGCTTTGATGTGGGGGATGTACAACAAACCTTCACCATTCAGTCTATTTCCAAGGTGTTTGTCTACGGCATGGCCCTAGAGGACTATGGCCGCGAAAAGCTGCTGAAAAAGGTAGGTGTAGAACCCACGGGCGACCCCTTCAACTCCCACATTCGCCTGGATGAAGACTCGAAGCGCCCCGACAACCCCATGATTAACGCCGGAGCCATCGCCACCACTAGCCTGATCACCGGGCAAGATCCCGCCGACCGTTTGAATCGACTGCTGGCTATGTTTCAGGGCTACGTGGGCCATGAGGTGTTTATTGATATGTCCACCTTTCTGTCAGAAAAGGCCACCGGACACCGCAACCGCGCCATGGCTCACCTCATGCTCAACTTTGGCATGATCGACGAACCTCTCGAGGATGCCCTGGATCTGTACTTTCAGCAGTGCTCGGTGCTGGTCAACACCCACGACCTTGCGGTAATGGCCGCCACCCTCGCCAACCAAGGGATCAATCCCGTTACCGGAGAACGGGCGGTGGGTGCCGATCAGGTGCGAGACATCCTGAGCGTGATGTACACCTGCGGCATGTACAACTTTGCCGGAGAATGGGCCTTCCGGGTGGGAATTCCGGCTAAAAGCGGCGTTTCGGGCGGAATTCTCGCCGTGGTGCCCAACCAGGCGGGCATTGCTGTCTTTTCGCCCCCCTTGGATAGCCACGGCAATAGCGTGCGCGGGCTGAAGGTGTTTGAGGCGCTGTCCCAAGAGTATGGCTTTCACCTGTTTGATCTGTCCCTCGGTCGCTGCCGCTTCAGTGAAGCCCTGGCCTAA
- a CDS encoding ATP-binding cassette domain-containing protein — translation MDAAVTIENLKKSYGSVPAVRGVSLSIQPGEIFGLLGPNGAGKTTTIRCLCTLATPDEGRLEVMGISVVDQPRRVRQRLGYIAQEIALDKVLTGRELLQLQADLYHMPKGVARQRIDQMIALLELGDWADRKTGTYSGGLRKRLDLALGLLHQPDVLVLDEPTVGLDIETRSAVWDFLRQLRAAGTTVLITSHYLEEVDALADRVAIIDQGQVIAAGSPSDLKDKLGGDRITLRVREFTPDDEAEKVKALLLDLPFVQGVILNAAQGNSLNLVVERDPGALMAVQTTIEKAGLPIFGISQSRPSLDDVYLAATGRTLMDAELAAVGQRDLKKEKKQAMKGS, via the coding sequence ATGGATGCCGCTGTTACCATCGAAAATCTGAAAAAGTCCTATGGCTCGGTTCCGGCGGTGCGAGGGGTATCCCTATCCATTCAGCCGGGGGAAATTTTTGGCCTACTGGGGCCGAACGGGGCCGGAAAAACCACGACCATTCGCTGCCTCTGCACCCTGGCCACCCCCGACGAAGGACGGCTGGAGGTGATGGGCATTTCCGTGGTGGATCAGCCCCGCCGGGTGCGCCAGCGACTCGGCTACATTGCCCAGGAAATCGCCCTCGATAAGGTGTTGACCGGGCGCGAACTGCTGCAACTGCAAGCCGACCTGTACCACATGCCCAAGGGGGTGGCCCGCCAGCGCATCGACCAAATGATTGCCCTGCTGGAACTCGGCGACTGGGCCGACCGCAAAACGGGCACCTATTCTGGCGGTTTGCGGAAACGGTTGGATTTGGCCCTGGGGCTCTTGCATCAACCTGACGTGCTGGTGCTGGACGAGCCCACCGTGGGCCTAGACATCGAAACCCGTTCCGCCGTGTGGGACTTTTTGCGCCAGCTCCGGGCGGCGGGGACGACGGTGTTAATCACCAGCCACTACCTTGAAGAAGTGGACGCCCTGGCGGATCGGGTGGCCATCATTGACCAAGGCCAAGTCATTGCAGCGGGTTCCCCCAGCGATTTGAAGGACAAATTAGGCGGAGATCGCATTACCCTGCGGGTGCGGGAGTTTACCCCCGATGACGAGGCCGAGAAGGTGAAGGCGCTGCTGCTGGATCTACCCTTTGTGCAGGGGGTGATCCTCAATGCTGCCCAGGGCAATTCCCTAAACCTTGTGGTAGAACGGGATCCAGGGGCACTGATGGCCGTCCAAACCACCATCGAAAAAGCGGGACTGCCGATTTTTGGCATTTCCCAATCGCGGCCTAGTTTAGATGATGTGTATCTGGCCGCCACGGGCCGCACCCTAATGGATGCTGAACTGGCCGCCGTGGGGCAGCGAGATTTGAAAAAAGAAAAAAAACAGGCGATGAAGGGAAGCTAA
- a CDS encoding ATP-binding protein, whose product MTQFPSTIVAEIQAYRQALATLLLYGDSLQDGVGQAFTDLLDAVASQSTTDSLRAYGRWFQALATAQETWLSYLQRRILYADNPFTQQVQTQGLGGLPAALALAARHDLALLQTLSGLSGQQVAEWIQVIGNLAERPVVWDTQPAPLPFAFDPAQPWPDQVEALAAHYQRHGAGVLAQYHVFTWQGQALQGVAQPDPVRLETLAAYDHPRQQLLHNTLALLRGYPALNVLLYGSRGSGKSSLVKALVNEYGAQGLRLVEVPKPALQALPQIVDRLRSAPQKFIIFVDDLSFEEDDDAFKSLKVVLEGSVTARPQNVVVYATSNRRHLVREYFSDRPRPSDQDEIQSWDTVQEKLSFSDRFGLTLTFEPADQPTYLAIVQHLANQAQLTISDEDLRARALQWATRHNGRSGRTARQFIDWLTADLAEGSH is encoded by the coding sequence ATGACCCAGTTTCCTAGCACCATCGTGGCGGAGATCCAGGCTTACCGCCAAGCCCTGGCCACCCTGCTGCTCTATGGTGACAGCTTGCAGGACGGTGTTGGCCAAGCCTTTACAGACTTACTCGATGCGGTGGCCAGCCAGTCTACGACCGATAGTCTGCGGGCCTATGGGCGATGGTTTCAGGCCCTCGCTACGGCCCAGGAAACCTGGTTGAGCTACCTCCAGCGGCGCATCCTCTATGCCGATAATCCCTTCACCCAGCAGGTGCAGACCCAGGGACTAGGGGGTCTTCCCGCCGCCCTCGCCCTCGCCGCCCGCCACGATCTCGCCCTGCTGCAAACCCTGAGTGGTCTCTCTGGCCAGCAGGTAGCCGAGTGGATTCAGGTGATTGGCAATCTGGCCGAGCGGCCCGTGGTGTGGGATACCCAGCCTGCGCCTCTCCCCTTTGCCTTTGACCCCGCTCAGCCCTGGCCCGATCAGGTAGAAGCCCTAGCCGCCCACTACCAACGCCATGGCGCGGGCGTTCTGGCCCAGTACCACGTGTTTACCTGGCAAGGTCAGGCGCTCCAGGGCGTAGCTCAACCCGACCCAGTGCGCCTAGAAACCCTCGCCGCCTACGACCATCCTCGCCAGCAGTTGCTGCACAACACCCTGGCCCTGCTGCGGGGCTATCCTGCCCTGAATGTACTGCTCTACGGCAGTCGCGGATCGGGCAAGTCTTCCCTGGTAAAAGCTCTGGTGAACGAGTATGGAGCCCAGGGGTTGCGGTTGGTGGAGGTGCCCAAGCCCGCCCTCCAGGCTTTGCCCCAGATTGTGGACAGGCTGCGATCCGCGCCGCAGAAGTTCATTATCTTTGTGGATGATTTGTCCTTCGAGGAGGACGATGACGCCTTCAAATCCCTGAAGGTGGTGCTGGAGGGTAGCGTCACGGCGCGGCCCCAGAACGTGGTGGTCTACGCCACCTCCAACCGTCGCCACTTGGTGCGGGAGTATTTCAGCGACCGCCCCCGCCCCAGCGATCAAGATGAAATCCAGTCCTGGGATACCGTGCAGGAAAAGCTTTCCTTTAGTGACCGCTTTGGCCTCACCCTCACCTTCGAGCCCGCCGATCAGCCCACCTACCTGGCCATTGTGCAGCACCTCGCAAACCAGGCGCAGCTTACCATCAGCGATGAGGATCTCCGGGCCAGAGCCCTGCAATGGGCCACCCGCCACAATGGCCGATCTGGCCGCACCGCCCGCCAGTTCATAGACTGGTTAACGGCGGACTTAGCGGAAGGATCCCACTAG
- a CDS encoding ABC transporter ATP-binding protein: MASVRFESVTKRYGDGVALRELDMTVNDGEFLVFVGPSGCGKTTTLRLLAGLETATSGHLYIGDRSVDTLPSKDRDIAMVFQSYALYPHMTVAENMAFSLELQGLSRGEIQQRVQRAAQQMGLETLLQRKPKELSGGQRQRVAVCRAIVRNPAVFLMDEPLSNLDAQLRGQARAEISQLHRDLGTTVIYVTHDQVEAMTMGTRIAVLNQGVLQQVDTPQAIYSTPKNKFVAGFMGSPAMNFAEGVLINRDDQIWFQSSALTLPLPPLQSPTPYQRYLGQRVIGGLRPEDLHDPRFCPADIPTSPLRGTIHHRESLGNEVILYLTLADGQTLMARVDRRSEMALGDTVELLANTAALHWFDPQTEEAI; this comes from the coding sequence ATGGCCTCGGTAAGGTTTGAGTCTGTCACCAAGCGCTACGGCGATGGGGTGGCCCTGCGTGAGTTGGACATGACCGTGAACGACGGCGAATTTCTTGTCTTCGTTGGCCCTTCCGGCTGCGGCAAAACGACGACGCTGCGGCTGTTGGCGGGGCTAGAAACGGCGACCAGCGGCCATCTCTACATTGGCGACCGCAGCGTGGATACCCTGCCCTCCAAAGACCGGGACATCGCCATGGTGTTTCAGTCCTATGCGCTCTATCCCCACATGACGGTGGCCGAAAATATGGCCTTTAGCCTGGAATTGCAGGGGCTGAGCCGGGGCGAAATTCAGCAGCGGGTGCAGCGGGCGGCGCAGCAGATGGGCCTAGAAACCTTGCTCCAGCGCAAACCGAAGGAACTATCGGGCGGGCAACGGCAGCGGGTGGCGGTATGTCGGGCGATTGTCCGCAATCCGGCGGTGTTTTTGATGGATGAACCCCTCTCCAACCTAGATGCCCAACTGCGAGGGCAGGCCCGCGCCGAAATCAGCCAACTCCACCGAGACCTGGGAACCACCGTCATCTACGTCACCCACGACCAGGTAGAAGCCATGACCATGGGCACCCGCATCGCCGTGTTGAACCAGGGCGTCTTGCAACAGGTGGATACGCCCCAGGCCATCTACAGCACCCCCAAAAATAAGTTTGTGGCCGGATTTATGGGCAGTCCGGCCATGAATTTTGCCGAAGGCGTCCTCATCAACCGGGACGATCAGATCTGGTTTCAATCCAGCGCCCTCACCTTGCCCCTGCCGCCGCTCCAGTCGCCAACGCCCTATCAACGCTATCTCGGCCAGCGGGTGATCGGTGGCCTGCGCCCCGAAGACCTCCACGATCCTCGCTTTTGCCCCGCCGACATCCCCACCAGCCCCCTCCGAGGCACCATCCACCACCGAGAAAGCCTGGGTAACGAGGTAATTCTGTATCTCACTCTCGCGGACGGCCAAACCCTGATGGCCCGCGTGGATCGGCGATCTGAGATGGCCCTAGGCGACACGGTGGAACTGCTAGCCAATACCGCCGCCTTGCATTGGTTTGATCCGCAAACGGAGGAGGCAATTTAG
- a CDS encoding carbohydrate ABC transporter permease has translation MELLLSKLLTAILAIGLGCGGVVALLVGANALVERLAPGRRKKQILPWVYLAPALLLLVAYLVIPTLVTVYLSLLDARSQTFVGLANYLALLTDRSMGIALRNNLLWLVGVTGTSVGLGLLIAVLADRVRYEVVPKTLIFLPMAISFVGASVIWKFIYAFRPAGSAQIGLLNGVVTWLGFEPVGWLVERSINNFALIAIMIWLQTGFCMVLLSAAVKGIPSEILEAARMDGASELQVFWRITVPMIRSTILVVATTTILLVLKVFDIVYVMTAGNQGTEVLASRMFKEMFSFRHYGRGSAIAVLLLLAVIPVMVANIREFRQPNPR, from the coding sequence ATGGAACTTCTCCTCTCCAAGCTGTTGACGGCAATCCTGGCCATTGGCCTAGGTTGCGGGGGCGTTGTGGCTCTGTTGGTAGGGGCAAATGCACTAGTAGAACGGCTGGCCCCTGGGCGGCGAAAAAAACAGATTTTGCCCTGGGTCTACCTGGCTCCGGCGCTGCTGTTGTTGGTGGCCTATTTGGTGATTCCCACCCTAGTAACGGTGTACCTCAGCCTGCTGGATGCCCGTTCCCAAACGTTTGTAGGACTCGCCAACTACCTGGCGCTGCTGACCGATAGAAGCATGGGCATCGCCCTGCGGAATAACCTGCTGTGGCTGGTGGGGGTAACGGGGACGAGCGTCGGGCTGGGGCTGCTGATTGCGGTGCTGGCCGACCGAGTGCGCTACGAGGTGGTGCCCAAAACGCTGATTTTTCTGCCCATGGCCATCTCCTTTGTGGGGGCCAGCGTGATTTGGAAATTCATCTACGCCTTTCGTCCAGCGGGATCCGCCCAGATTGGCTTGCTCAACGGCGTGGTAACGTGGCTGGGCTTTGAACCCGTGGGCTGGCTGGTGGAGCGATCCATCAACAACTTCGCCCTGATTGCAATTATGATTTGGCTGCAAACGGGCTTTTGTATGGTGCTGCTGTCGGCGGCGGTAAAGGGTATCCCGTCCGAAATTCTGGAAGCAGCTCGTATGGACGGAGCCAGCGAGCTGCAAGTTTTCTGGCGGATTACCGTACCCATGATTCGCTCCACGATTCTAGTGGTGGCGACGACGACGATTTTGCTGGTGCTGAAGGTGTTTGATATCGTCTACGTGATGACGGCGGGCAACCAGGGCACCGAAGTCTTGGCTAGCCGGATGTTCAAGGAAATGTTCAGCTTCCGGCACTATGGCCGAGGCAGCGCCATTGCCGTGCTGCTGCTGCTGGCGGTGATTCCAGTGATGGTCGCTAACATTCGAGAATTTCGCCAACCCAATCCTCGCTAA